A region of Allocoleopsis franciscana PCC 7113 DNA encodes the following proteins:
- a CDS encoding IS5 family transposase (programmed frameshift) has product MYRKASSSPTPPENFELPFEGKLSQDNRWVIMANLIPWDEFEEEYAKIFSIDMGAPALPFRMALGSLIIKERLGISDRETVEQIKENPYLQYFIGRKHYSNEAPYDASLLVRFRERINVDLVNQINQRMVKKIQEETEEESKKKSLSERQETRESPNQGKLILDATCAPGDISYPNDLGLLNQARVKTEKIIDTLYKPLKGRLKKKPKTYRNLARKDYLKVAKKRRSSRKERRKAIKKQLKYIKRNLSHIDQLLQTGEALEGLSISQYKSLLVVTEVYRQQQWMYENKAQRIDDRIVSLSQPHIRPIVRGKAGKPVEFGAKLAASVRDGYVFLDRISWDNFNEAGDLKAQIEAFKQHTGVYPESVHVDRIYRNRENRAFCKERGIRISGPPLGRPPANVSSDKKKQALDDEKVRNAIEGKFGISKRRFSLNRVMAKLPHTSQTAIAITFLVMNLSTLLRQFFCLFLCNTQHHAFFLDNY; this is encoded by the exons ATGTACAGAAAAGCTTCCTCAAGCCCGACCCCACCGGAAAACTTTGAGCTGCCCTTTGAGGGAAAGTTATCACAAGATAACCGTTGGGTAATCATGGCAAATCTGATACCCTGGGATGAATTTGAAGAGGAATACGCCAAAATTTTTTCTATTGATATGGGGGCACCTGCGCTGCCATTTCGGATGGCATTGGGTTCATTAATAATCAAAGAAAGATTAGGAATAAGCGATCGGGAAACAGTAGAACAAATAAAAGAAAACCCTTACTTACAATACTTTATAGGGAGAAAGCATTACAGCAACGAAGCCCCTTATGATGCCTCACTTTTGGTAAGATTTAGAGAAAGGATAAATGTTGATTTAGTAAATCAAATAAATCAAAGAATGGTAAAGAAGATTCAGGAAGAAACAGAGGAGGAATCTAAAAAAAAA TCACTCTCAGAAAGGCAAGAAACAAGAGAAAGCCCGAATCAAGGGAAATTAATTCTGGATGCTACCTGTGCGCCAGGAGATATCAGCTATCCCAATGACTTGGGTCTATTAAATCAAGCCAGAGTCAAAACGGAAAAGATAATAGATACTCTCTATAAGCCCCTAAAAGGGAGACTAAAGAAAAAGCCAAAAACTTATAGAAACCTCGCTCGGAAAGATTACTTGAAAGTCGCCAAAAAACGGAGATCGTCAAGAAAAGAGAGAAGAAAAGCTATAAAAAAACAACTGAAATATATAAAAAGAAATTTATCACACATTGACCAGCTCCTTCAGACAGGAGAAGCACTTGAGGGTTTGAGCATCTCTCAATATAAGAGCTTGCTGGTGGTGACGGAAGTTTACCGTCAACAGCAATGGATGTATGAGAATAAAGCCCAGAGAATTGACGACAGAATAGTCAGTTTAAGTCAGCCCCATATCCGTCCAATTGTGAGAGGAAAAGCCGGAAAACCTGTAGAATTTGGAGCTAAACTAGCAGCAAGCGTCAGAGATGGATATGTCTTTTTAGACCGTATAAGCTGGGATAACTTTAATGAAGCCGGAGACTTAAAAGCCCAAATAGAAGCATTTAAACAGCACACAGGAGTCTATCCCGAATCAGTACATGTAGATAGAATTTATCGAAATCGCGAGAATCGAGCATTCTGTAAAGAAAGAGGGATTAGAATAAGTGGCCCCCCCTTAGGCAGACCTCCAGCTAATGTCAGCTCAGACAAAAAGAAACAAGCCTTAGACGACGAGAAGGTTCGCAATGCTATTGAAGGAAAATTTGGCATCTCAAAGCGAAGATTTAGCTTGAATCGCGTCATGGCTAAACTGCCTCATACTTCTCAAACGGCTATTGCTATCACTTTTTTAGTCATGAATCTTTCCACCCTGCTACGGCAGTTTTTTTGTCTTTTTTTGTGCAATACACAACATCACGCCTTTTTTCTCGATAACTATTAA
- a CDS encoding IS5 family transposase (programmed frameshift) — MCSRRFQPVGNWCKTLHKLLLTNRWVIMANLIPWDEFEEEYAKIFSIDMGAPALPFRMALGSLIIKERLGISDRETVEQIKENPYLQYFIGRKHYSNEAPYDASLLVRFRERINVDLVNQINQRMVKKIQEETEEESKKKSLSERQETRESPNQGKLILDATCAPGDISYPNDLGLLNQARVKTEKIIDTLYKPLKGRLKKKPKTYRNLARKDYLKVAKKRRSSRKERRKAIKKQLKYIKRNLSHIDQLLQTGEALEGLSISQYKSLLVVAEVYRQQQWMYENKAQRIDDRIVSLSQPHIRPIVRGKAGKPVEFGAKLAASVRDGYVFLDRISWDNFNEAGDLKAQIEAFKQHTGVYPESVHVDRIYRNRENRAFCKERGIRISGPPLGRPPANVSSDKKKQALDDEKVRNAIEGKFGISKRRFSLNRVMAKLPHTSQTAIAITFLVMNLSTLLRQFFCLFLCNTQHHAFFLDNY; from the exons TTGTGTAGCCGCAGGTTTCAACCTGTCGGCAACTGGTGCAAGACTCTCCATAAACTGTTGCTCACAAACCGTTGGGTAATCATGGCAAATCTGATACCCTGGGATGAATTTGAAGAGGAATACGCCAAAATTTTTTCTATTGATATGGGGGCACCTGCGCTGCCATTTCGGATGGCATTGGGTTCATTAATAATCAAAGAAAGATTAGGAATAAGCGATCGGGAAACAGTAGAACAAATAAAAGAAAACCCTTACTTACAATACTTTATAGGGAGAAAGCATTACAGCAACGAAGCCCCTTATGATGCCTCACTTTTGGTAAGATTTAGAGAAAGGATAAATGTTGATTTAGTAAATCAAATAAATCAAAGAATGGTAAAGAAGATTCAGGAAGAAACAGAGGAGGAATCTAAAAAAAAA TCACTCTCAGAAAGGCAAGAAACAAGAGAAAGCCCGAATCAAGGGAAATTAATTCTGGATGCTACCTGTGCGCCAGGAGATATCAGCTATCCCAATGACTTGGGTCTATTAAATCAAGCCAGAGTCAAAACGGAAAAGATAATAGATACTCTCTATAAGCCCCTAAAAGGGAGACTAAAGAAAAAGCCAAAAACTTATAGAAACCTCGCTCGGAAAGATTACTTGAAAGTCGCCAAAAAACGGAGATCGTCAAGAAAAGAGAGAAGAAAAGCTATAAAAAAACAACTGAAATATATAAAAAGAAATTTATCACACATTGACCAGCTCCTTCAGACAGGAGAAGCACTTGAGGGTTTGAGCATCTCTCAATATAAGAGCTTGCTGGTGGTGGCGGAAGTTTACCGTCAACAGCAATGGATGTATGAGAATAAAGCCCAGAGAATTGACGACAGAATAGTCAGTTTAAGTCAGCCCCATATCCGTCCAATTGTGAGAGGAAAAGCCGGAAAACCTGTAGAATTTGGAGCTAAACTAGCAGCAAGCGTCAGAGATGGATATGTCTTTTTAGACCGTATAAGCTGGGATAACTTTAATGAAGCCGGAGACTTAAAAGCCCAAATAGAAGCATTTAAACAGCACACAGGAGTCTATCCCGAATCAGTACATGTAGATAGAATTTATCGAAATCGCGAGAATCGAGCATTCTGTAAAGAAAGAGGGATTAGAATAAGTGGCCCCCCCTTAGGCAGACCTCCAGCTAATGTCAGCTCAGACAAAAAGAAACAAGCCTTAGACGACGAGAAGGTTCGCAATGCTATTGAAGGAAAATTTGGCATCTCAAAGCGAAGATTTAGCTTGAATCGCGTCATGGCTAAACTGCCTCATACTTCTCAAACGGCTATTGCTATCACTTTTTTAGTCATGAATCTTTCCACCCTGCTACGGCAGTTTTTTTGTCTTTTTTTGTGCAATACACAACATCACGCCTTTTTTCTCGATAACTATTAA
- a CDS encoding cysteine desulfurase family protein encodes MSHRPIYLDCHATTPLDERVLEAMLPYFKEHFGNPASSSHVYGWEAEAAVQRARSILADAIHATPEEIVFTSGATEANNLAIKGVAEAYFSKGRHIITVQTEHNAVLDPCQYLQSLGFEVTFLPVQRDGLIDLADLEKAIRPDTILVSVMAANNEIGVLQPLAEIGTICRQHQVLFHTDAAQAIGKIALDVEEMKIDLMSLTAHKVYGPKGIGALYVRRRKPRVRLSPQIHGGGHERGMRSGTLCTPQIAGLAKAVELGMEERETESRRLIQLRDRLWQPLSQLEGIHLNGHPTQRLSGNLNISIEDVDGSALLLGLQSVVAVSSGAACSSVKTAPSHVLLALGHSEQLAYASVRFGIGRCNTAEEMDCIAQHAIATIQSLRQSQAASFRKTVK; translated from the coding sequence ATGTCTCATCGCCCCATTTACCTCGACTGCCACGCCACCACGCCCCTCGATGAACGGGTATTAGAGGCGATGTTGCCCTACTTCAAAGAACATTTTGGCAATCCCGCCAGCAGCAGTCATGTTTACGGCTGGGAGGCGGAAGCCGCCGTTCAACGTGCACGATCTATTTTGGCAGATGCTATTCACGCCACGCCGGAAGAAATTGTCTTTACCAGTGGTGCCACAGAGGCGAATAATTTAGCGATTAAGGGTGTCGCTGAAGCCTATTTCAGCAAAGGGCGTCACATTATTACGGTTCAAACTGAGCATAACGCCGTTCTTGACCCCTGTCAGTACCTCCAATCTTTGGGGTTTGAGGTGACGTTTCTGCCTGTGCAGCGAGATGGATTAATTGATTTGGCAGATTTAGAAAAGGCGATTCGTCCCGATACGATTTTAGTGTCGGTGATGGCAGCGAATAATGAGATTGGAGTATTACAGCCGTTGGCAGAAATCGGGACAATTTGCCGACAGCATCAAGTGCTTTTTCATACGGATGCGGCTCAAGCAATTGGGAAAATAGCTTTAGATGTCGAGGAGATGAAAATTGACTTAATGTCCCTAACCGCCCATAAGGTTTATGGCCCAAAGGGAATTGGGGCATTATATGTCAGACGCCGTAAGCCTAGAGTTCGGTTATCCCCCCAAATTCATGGCGGTGGACACGAACGGGGAATGCGCTCTGGTACGCTATGTACGCCTCAAATTGCGGGGTTGGCTAAGGCGGTGGAATTAGGGATGGAAGAACGGGAAACAGAGTCAAGACGCCTGATTCAGTTACGCGATCGCTTATGGCAACCATTGAGTCAACTGGAGGGAATTCATCTCAACGGTCATCCGACTCAGCGACTATCAGGAAATCTTAACATTAGTATAGAAGACGTTGATGGTTCAGCGCTGCTCTTGGGATTGCAGTCTGTGGTAGCGGTTTCTTCAGGTGCGGCTTGTTCCTCCGTCAAAACAGCTCCCTCTCATGTTCTATTAGCTCTGGGGCACTCGGAACAACTGGCTTATGCCTCGGTACGATTTGGGATCGGGCGCTGTAATACAGCCGAGGAAATGGATTGTATCGCTCAACACGCAATCGCCACGATTCAGTCTCTGCGACAATCACAAGCTGCCAGTTTTCGGAAAACGGTAAAATGA
- a CDS encoding Rne/Rng family ribonuclease has translation MPKQIIIAEQHRLAAVFWEDQIQELVVATGNHQVSDIYLGVVENVLPGIDAAFVNIGDPERNGFIHVTDLGPLRLKRSAGAITELLTPQQKVLVQVMKEPTGNKGPRLTGNISLPGRYLVLMPYGRGVNLSRRIKNDNERNRLRALAVLIKPAGMGLLVRTEAEGRAEEAIIEDLEVLQKQWESIQQEANSTRAPALLNRDDDFIQRVLRDMYTADVNRIVVDSHTGVKRVKQHLLTWSGGRSPEGVLIDHHRDRISILDYFRVNAAIREALKPRVDLPSGGYIIIEPTEALTVIDVNSGSFTRSATARETVLWTNCEAATEIARQLRLRNLAGVIIVDFIDMDSRRDQLQVLEHFNKALRSDKARPQIAQLSELGLVELTRKRQGQNIYELFSQTCSVCGGLGHSVRLPGEAERERPAKEFVEPAVPAILREPRTPEIPEPLDLSPVDDAEDVDLVHHPSYQERGLPNNPNNRRRRRRRLDEPVAKEESLTKVSVSPRPTPILSGKSEAAPESELLELGERTVKPQLIKAPKEIDPPEVVAIEMSPEEQDVYALMGISPLVRLNREVRNPKSVILSVVLPGEADQTEEDNEEFAESSSAPSSFAVTSDSAPHSAPVIRSSAAASTYEDVETSEPLRVTSSAETSELEVPSDSTDMGESDSNRPLIRRRRRRSSATDGEDSTAS, from the coding sequence ATGCCAAAGCAAATTATTATTGCAGAGCAACACCGTCTTGCTGCTGTCTTTTGGGAAGATCAAATTCAAGAACTCGTGGTGGCAACCGGTAACCACCAAGTGAGTGATATTTACCTCGGTGTTGTAGAAAATGTCTTACCGGGGATAGATGCGGCTTTTGTAAACATTGGTGACCCAGAGCGAAATGGCTTTATTCATGTCACCGATTTAGGGCCTTTGCGTCTGAAACGCAGTGCGGGGGCGATTACCGAACTGCTGACTCCCCAACAAAAAGTCTTAGTTCAAGTGATGAAGGAGCCGACGGGCAATAAAGGCCCCCGGCTGACTGGCAATATCAGCTTACCCGGTCGTTATTTGGTACTGATGCCTTATGGACGGGGTGTCAATTTGTCCCGGCGGATTAAGAACGATAACGAACGCAACCGCCTGAGAGCGCTTGCCGTCTTGATTAAACCCGCCGGCATGGGACTGTTGGTGCGTACCGAAGCCGAGGGGAGAGCAGAAGAGGCAATTATCGAGGATTTGGAAGTTCTGCAAAAACAGTGGGAATCCATCCAGCAAGAAGCTAATTCCACGAGGGCACCCGCCTTACTGAACCGTGATGATGATTTTATTCAACGCGTCCTGCGGGATATGTATACGGCGGATGTGAATCGAATCGTGGTCGATTCCCATACAGGAGTCAAGCGAGTTAAGCAGCACTTGCTGACTTGGAGTGGAGGTCGATCACCGGAAGGGGTTTTAATTGACCATCATCGCGATCGCATTTCGATTCTGGATTACTTCCGGGTGAATGCGGCGATTCGAGAAGCACTCAAACCCAGAGTTGATTTGCCTTCAGGGGGTTACATTATCATCGAACCGACGGAAGCCCTGACGGTGATTGATGTTAACTCAGGTTCCTTCACGCGATCGGCAACGGCACGAGAAACCGTACTCTGGACAAACTGTGAAGCTGCCACAGAAATTGCTCGCCAATTGCGCCTGCGTAACCTAGCGGGCGTGATTATCGTTGACTTTATTGACATGGACTCCAGGCGAGACCAGTTGCAGGTATTAGAACACTTCAACAAAGCTCTGAGATCAGACAAAGCTAGACCGCAGATTGCCCAACTTTCGGAACTCGGCTTAGTCGAACTCACCCGCAAGCGTCAGGGTCAAAATATTTACGAGTTATTTAGTCAAACTTGTTCTGTCTGTGGAGGTTTAGGGCATTCAGTTCGGCTTCCCGGTGAGGCAGAACGCGAACGCCCAGCCAAGGAATTTGTTGAGCCAGCTGTTCCGGCTATACTCCGGGAACCTCGGACACCCGAAATTCCTGAACCCCTCGATCTCTCTCCGGTCGATGACGCCGAGGACGTAGACTTGGTGCATCATCCCAGCTATCAAGAACGGGGACTACCCAATAATCCCAATAACCGCCGTCGCCGCCGTCGTCGTCTCGATGAACCCGTAGCCAAGGAGGAATCACTGACCAAGGTAAGCGTAAGCCCTCGCCCAACGCCTATCCTCTCCGGGAAATCAGAAGCAGCGCCAGAAAGTGAGCTTTTAGAACTAGGGGAACGCACTGTAAAACCGCAGCTCATCAAAGCCCCTAAAGAGATAGACCCACCCGAAGTCGTAGCTATCGAGATGTCCCCAGAGGAACAAGATGTTTATGCTTTGATGGGAATTTCTCCACTGGTGCGGTTGAATAGAGAAGTCCGAAACCCTAAATCAGTGATTCTTTCAGTGGTACTGCCTGGAGAAGCCGATCAAACCGAAGAGGACAACGAGGAATTTGCCGAATCGTCTTCTGCGCCATCCAGCTTTGCCGTAACGTCCGATTCAGCGCCACACTCAGCGCCTGTGATTCGATCCTCTGCGGCGGCTTCCACTTATGAGGACGTAGAGACATCAGAGCCATTGCGGGTAACGTCATCGGCTGAGACATCTGAGTTAGAAGTGCCATCTGACTCGACCGATATGGGTGAATCAGACAGCAACCGTCCTTTGATCCGCCGCCGTCGCCGTCGTTCTTCGGCTACCGATGGTGAGGATTCGACGGCTAGTTAA
- a CDS encoding ribonuclease HII, translated as MPIDTTGLVLPPKSQGQSNFCELPDLSGNPRLVAGVDEVGRGALFGPVVAAAVILPVSVLPQLALAGVKDSKQLSPLRRLKLAKEVQRLALDWRIGYATSQEIDQINILQASLLAMKRAILKLKVQPDICLIDGNHGLPNLPLPQQTMVKGDQRSLEIAAASVVAKVWRDELVIRLAVKYPDYDLVTNKGYGTLRHRLALQQYGPSPLHRMSFRPCQVGF; from the coding sequence ATGCCGATAGACACAACCGGACTCGTTCTGCCCCCGAAGTCTCAGGGGCAATCCAATTTTTGTGAGTTACCTGATTTATCGGGTAATCCAAGATTAGTTGCTGGTGTAGATGAGGTGGGACGGGGTGCTTTATTTGGCCCAGTGGTGGCGGCGGCGGTCATTTTACCCGTCTCGGTTCTGCCGCAACTTGCTCTGGCTGGTGTCAAAGACAGCAAACAGTTGTCCCCTCTTCGACGATTAAAGCTGGCGAAGGAAGTTCAACGGTTAGCCTTAGATTGGAGAATTGGCTATGCCACGTCGCAAGAAATTGACCAAATTAATATCTTGCAAGCTTCCTTGCTAGCGATGAAACGGGCGATTCTAAAGCTGAAAGTACAGCCCGATATTTGTCTAATTGATGGTAACCACGGTCTTCCCAACTTGCCTTTGCCACAACAAACAATGGTGAAGGGCGATCAGCGATCGCTGGAAATCGCCGCTGCTAGTGTTGTGGCTAAGGTTTGGCGCGATGAACTCGTGATTCGTTTAGCTGTCAAGTATCCAGATTATGATTTGGTCACCAATAAAGGTTATGGAACACTGCGACATCGATTAGCGCTGCAACAATACGGCCCTTCACCCCTACACCGTATGTCCTTCCGTCCCTGCCAAGTCGGGTTTTAA
- a CDS encoding DUF1997 domain-containing protein → MNTQFVASQSVEITVPEEPVPIQHYLRQPQRLVHAIADPNLIKPISQERYQLQLRPLNFLSLTFQPTVTLKVWADADGTVHLSSVGCEIRGLDYINQRFALDLKGKLYPVQNDGVTQLKGKADLKVNVDIPLPFSLTPRPILETTGNSLLKSVLLRIKQRLMHQLLLDYRHWANQDAPILIQAQATEAFTAKG, encoded by the coding sequence ATGAACACCCAGTTTGTTGCATCCCAATCCGTTGAAATTACTGTACCGGAAGAACCCGTTCCCATTCAGCACTATTTACGTCAGCCCCAACGCCTAGTTCATGCGATCGCAGACCCCAATTTGATTAAGCCAATCAGTCAGGAACGGTATCAATTGCAACTACGCCCGTTAAATTTTTTGTCCTTAACCTTTCAGCCGACTGTCACGCTGAAAGTATGGGCAGACGCTGATGGTACCGTTCATCTAAGCTCTGTAGGCTGTGAAATTCGAGGACTGGATTATATTAATCAACGATTTGCTCTCGACCTTAAGGGAAAACTCTATCCAGTGCAAAACGACGGAGTCACTCAACTTAAAGGCAAAGCGGATTTAAAAGTAAACGTTGATATACCCCTTCCCTTTTCCCTGACTCCTCGACCCATTTTAGAAACAACTGGCAATAGCTTGCTCAAAAGTGTTTTACTCAGGATTAAACAAAGATTAATGCATCAGTTATTGTTGGATTATCGTCACTGGGCAAACCAAGATGCACCAATCCTGATTCAGGCTCAGGCAACAGAAGCTTTTACCGCAAAGGGTTGA
- the pheA gene encoding prephenate dehydratase, with product MSISIAHLGPPGTYTEAAALAYAHTLASETVSPPLLCPCPSIAQTIRSVAQGEAHLAVIPVENSIEGSVAVTLDSLWQLETLQIQQALVLPIRHALLSRGSSLEAIKTVYSHPQALAQCQKWLETSLPSAQLVPTNSTTEALQNLDEDYTAGVITSQRAAELYNLPILASTINDYPDNCTRFWVLGKQPSLGGTHTSLAFSLPANRPGALVESIQVLATRGINMSRIESRPTKRSLGEYLFFIDIEADASQSAVQLALAELATHTEILKIFGSYRVLVIEPTDRCQD from the coding sequence ATGTCCATTTCTATTGCCCATCTCGGCCCCCCTGGTACTTATACAGAAGCGGCTGCCTTAGCTTACGCTCACACTCTTGCCAGCGAAACGGTTAGTCCACCGCTGCTATGCCCATGCCCCAGCATTGCCCAAACCATACGTTCGGTGGCTCAGGGGGAAGCTCATCTTGCCGTTATCCCGGTGGAAAATTCAATCGAGGGCAGTGTTGCGGTTACACTAGATTCCCTGTGGCAATTGGAGACACTGCAAATTCAACAAGCACTGGTGTTACCCATCAGACATGCTCTGCTGTCACGAGGTTCATCTCTAGAGGCAATAAAAACCGTTTATTCACATCCACAAGCTTTGGCTCAGTGTCAGAAGTGGCTGGAAACGTCTCTACCATCAGCACAGTTAGTACCGACGAACTCCACAACAGAGGCGCTACAAAATTTGGACGAAGACTATACAGCGGGGGTGATTACATCTCAAAGAGCAGCAGAGCTTTACAATCTGCCGATCCTGGCGTCTACCATTAATGATTATCCCGATAACTGTACTCGATTTTGGGTTCTGGGGAAGCAGCCCTCACTAGGCGGCACTCATACTTCACTGGCTTTTAGCTTGCCTGCTAATCGACCTGGAGCGCTTGTAGAATCGATTCAAGTCTTGGCGACGAGAGGGATTAACATGAGCCGGATTGAGTCTCGACCGACGAAGCGATCGCTCGGTGAGTACCTTTTTTTTATTGATATCGAAGCCGATGCCTCTCAATCGGCTGTTCAATTGGCTCTTGCAGAATTAGCCACTCATACAGAAATTCTCAAAATTTTTGGCAGCTATAGAGTTTTAGTGATTGAGCCTACAGACAGGTGTCAAGATTAA
- a CDS encoding LON peptidase substrate-binding domain-containing protein, whose translation MASSSSIAVRELPLFPLPEVVLFPGRPLPLHIFEFRYRIMMNTILDSDRRFGVLMWDPVQGQPAAVGCCAEIIHFQRLPDDRMKILTLGQQRFRVLEYVREKPYRVGLVEWIEDQPPEKDLRIMARDVEQLLRDVVRLSSKLTDQRIELPDDLPDLPRELSYWVASNLYGVASEQQALLEMQDTVKRLEREAEILTSTRNHLAARTALKDALK comes from the coding sequence ATGGCATCCTCCTCATCAATTGCTGTTAGAGAACTCCCCCTGTTTCCACTGCCAGAAGTGGTCCTTTTTCCTGGGCGTCCTCTTCCTCTACACATCTTTGAATTTCGCTACCGAATCATGATGAACACGATTTTGGACAGCGATCGCCGATTTGGGGTGTTGATGTGGGACCCAGTTCAAGGCCAACCCGCTGCTGTTGGCTGTTGTGCTGAAATTATTCACTTTCAGCGTTTGCCCGATGATCGGATGAAAATATTGACATTAGGGCAGCAGCGATTTCGGGTTTTGGAGTACGTCCGTGAAAAGCCCTATCGTGTAGGTCTGGTGGAATGGATTGAGGATCAGCCACCCGAAAAAGACCTAAGAATCATGGCTAGAGATGTTGAACAACTCTTGCGTGATGTGGTACGCCTTTCTTCTAAGTTGACCGATCAGAGAATTGAGTTACCCGACGATTTACCCGATCTACCCAGAGAGTTATCTTACTGGGTTGCTAGCAATCTTTACGGCGTAGCATCAGAACAGCAGGCGCTTTTAGAGATGCAGGATACCGTAAAGCGTTTAGAACGTGAAGCCGAAATTCTGACCTCAACTCGCAATCATTTAGCAGCCCGTACAGCTCTTAAAGATGCCCTGAAATAA
- the rpsJ gene encoding 30S ribosomal protein S10, translating to MATIQQQKIRIRLKAFDRRLLDTSCEKIVDTANRTNATAIGPIPLPTRRRIYCVLRSPHVDKDSREHFETRTHRRIIDIYQPSSKTIDALMKLDLPAGVDIEVKL from the coding sequence ATGGCAACCATTCAGCAGCAAAAAATTCGAATTCGTCTTAAAGCCTTTGATCGGCGACTGCTTGACACCTCTTGCGAGAAGATTGTGGATACAGCTAACCGAACAAATGCCACAGCAATTGGCCCCATTCCTTTACCAACACGGCGTCGTATTTACTGTGTTTTGCGCTCTCCCCACGTTGATAAAGATTCACGGGAACACTTTGAAACACGTACCCACCGCCGCATTATTGATATTTATCAGCCGTCCTCAAAAACCATTGATGCTCTGATGAAGCTAGATTTACCGGCTGGGGTTGATATTGAAGTCAAGCTCTAG
- the tuf gene encoding elongation factor Tu, with translation MARAKFERTKPHVNIGTIGHVDHGKTTLTAAITMTLAAMGQAQARKYDEIDAAPEEKARGITINTAHVEYETQNRHYAHVDCPGHADYVKNMITGAAQMDGAILVVSAADGPMPQTREHILLAKQVGVPSLVVFLNKQDMVDDEELLELVELEVRELLSSYEFDGDNIPIVAGSALQALEVMTGNPKTQRGENEWVDKIYKLMDEVDSYIPTPERDIDKPFLMAVEDVFTITGRGTVATGRIERGKVKIGDKVVLVGIKDTRETTVTGIEMFKKSLDEGMAGDNAGILLRGIEKKDIERGMVIAKPGSITPHTQFESEVYVLKKEEGGRHTPFFPGYRPQFYVRTTDVTGTISAFTADDGTTAEMVMPGDRIKMTVELINAIAIEQGMRFAIREGGRTIGAGVVSKILK, from the coding sequence ATGGCACGCGCAAAATTTGAAAGGACTAAACCCCACGTCAACATCGGTACAATCGGTCACGTAGACCACGGCAAAACGACGCTGACAGCGGCAATCACTATGACCTTGGCAGCGATGGGTCAAGCGCAAGCAAGAAAGTACGATGAAATTGATGCGGCACCGGAGGAAAAGGCGCGGGGGATTACGATCAACACCGCCCACGTAGAGTACGAAACCCAAAATCGGCACTATGCTCACGTCGATTGTCCGGGACACGCTGACTATGTGAAAAACATGATCACTGGTGCGGCTCAAATGGATGGGGCAATCCTCGTGGTGTCAGCCGCTGATGGCCCGATGCCTCAAACACGGGAGCATATCTTGCTCGCTAAGCAGGTAGGCGTTCCCAGCCTGGTTGTCTTCTTGAACAAGCAAGACATGGTGGACGACGAAGAACTGCTGGAACTGGTAGAACTTGAAGTTCGCGAACTCCTCAGTAGTTATGAGTTTGATGGTGACAACATCCCCATCGTTGCAGGTTCCGCTTTGCAGGCTTTAGAAGTCATGACCGGTAACCCGAAAACTCAACGGGGAGAAAATGAGTGGGTTGATAAAATCTATAAGTTGATGGATGAGGTGGACTCTTACATTCCCACACCAGAGCGGGATATTGATAAACCTTTCCTGATGGCAGTAGAAGACGTCTTCACCATTACAGGTCGTGGTACAGTAGCCACGGGTCGGATTGAACGGGGCAAGGTCAAAATCGGCGATAAAGTTGTCTTGGTGGGCATTAAAGATACCCGCGAGACAACCGTCACCGGTATTGAGATGTTCAAAAAGAGTCTCGATGAAGGGATGGCTGGTGATAACGCCGGGATTCTGCTCCGAGGGATTGAGAAAAAAGATATTGAACGGGGAATGGTCATCGCCAAGCCTGGTTCAATTACCCCTCATACCCAGTTCGAGTCTGAGGTTTATGTTCTGAAGAAAGAAGAAGGTGGTCGTCACACTCCTTTCTTCCCTGGCTACCGTCCTCAGTTCTACGTCCGCACGACGGATGTGACCGGTACCATTAGCGCATTTACGGCTGACGACGGCACGACAGCCGAGATGGTGATGCCGGGAGACCGCATCAAAATGACAGTAGAACTGATTAACGCCATCGCAATTGAACAAGGTATGCGCTTTGCTATCCGTGAAGGCGGTCGTACCATTGGTGCAGGTGTCGTTTCCAAAATCCTGAAGTAG